The following are from one region of the Ignavibacteriales bacterium genome:
- the rlmN gene encoding 23S rRNA (adenine(2503)-C(2))-methyltransferase RlmN, with translation MENQIEKIKYQLKGLTLEELQSYFEKIGEQSFRGDQLFNWIYNHLATDFDEMLNFPKSLRERLKENCLINTLEQIAVQESLQTKTKKFLFRTIDDKKIESVIIPESDRATLCISTQVGCPLDCKFCATGLMGYKRNLTVGEIVDQYFLSAKNIGKQNITNIVFMGMGEPLLNYNNTIKSLSIFTDELTKGISRNRITISTAGIAPKIIELADSKLRVKLALSLHSCFEDTRSTIMPINKKYSLKENLNALKYYTKKTKTRATFEYTMLKGINDNQDDIKALTKLCNEIPSKINVIPFNSIAHMSPAGISSTLEPTSNDKIFEFVQKLRNNNITVMIRQTQGDDIAAACGQLAIKY, from the coding sequence ATGGAAAATCAAATTGAAAAAATAAAATATCAGCTAAAAGGGTTAACTCTGGAAGAGTTACAAAGTTATTTTGAGAAAATTGGCGAGCAATCATTTAGAGGCGATCAATTATTCAATTGGATTTACAATCATCTTGCAACTGACTTTGATGAAATGTTAAACTTTCCCAAATCATTGCGCGAAAGATTAAAAGAAAATTGTCTAATAAATACCTTAGAACAAATTGCTGTTCAGGAATCTTTGCAGACAAAGACTAAAAAGTTTTTATTCAGAACTATTGATGACAAAAAAATTGAGTCAGTTATAATTCCTGAAAGTGACAGAGCTACATTATGTATTTCAACCCAGGTAGGCTGCCCTTTGGATTGTAAGTTTTGTGCAACAGGATTAATGGGCTATAAAAGAAATCTAACAGTTGGAGAGATAGTTGATCAATATTTTCTTTCAGCAAAAAATATTGGTAAGCAGAACATAACAAACATTGTTTTTATGGGAATGGGTGAACCTTTGCTTAACTATAACAATACAATTAAATCTTTATCAATATTTACTGATGAATTAACAAAAGGAATAAGCAGAAACCGTATTACAATTTCTACTGCCGGTATAGCACCTAAAATTATAGAACTTGCTGATTCTAAACTTAGAGTAAAGCTGGCTCTTTCACTTCATTCTTGTTTTGAAGATACAAGAAGTACAATAATGCCGATCAACAAAAAATATTCTCTTAAAGAAAATCTTAACGCGCTTAAATACTATACAAAGAAAACTAAAACCCGAGCAACTTTTGAATATACAATGTTGAAAGGAATTAACGACAACCAGGACGATATTAAAGCACTTACAAAACTTTGCAATGAAATTCCTTCTAAAATAAATGTTATTCCTTTTAACTCAATTGCACATATGAGTCCCGCTGGAATTTCCTCCACACTTGAACCGACTTCGAATGATAAAATTTTTGAGTTCGTTCAAAAATTAAGGAACAACAATATCACGGTTATGATTAGACAAACCCAAGGTGATGATATTGCAGCAGCCTGCGGACAGCTTGCTATTAAATATTGA
- a CDS encoding 4Fe-4S dicluster domain-containing protein, protein MAIMITSECINCGACEPECPNTAIYEGGAEWSLSGKSYGENDAPPSGSSGFFSNDFFYIVPDKCTECVGFHDEPQCAAVCPVDCCIPDPKHVEDKDTLLKRKEYLDSLGR, encoded by the coding sequence ATGGCAATAATGATAACCTCCGAATGCATCAACTGTGGCGCTTGCGAACCCGAATGCCCCAACACAGCTATTTATGAAGGTGGAGCTGAATGGAGTTTAAGTGGAAAATCCTATGGTGAGAATGATGCTCCTCCCTCTGGTTCAAGTGGATTTTTCTCGAATGATTTTTTCTATATAGTTCCTGACAAATGTACCGAATGCGTTGGTTTCCATGATGAACCACAATGTGCTGCGGTTTGTCCGGTTGATTGCTGCATTCCGGATCCTAAGCATGTTGAAGATAAAGATACTTTATTAAAGCGAAAAGAATATTTGGATTCTTTAGGAAGATAA
- a CDS encoding multidrug efflux SMR transporter yields MAWIYLLIASAFEITWAVGLKYTNGLTKPVPTGITVVAMLLSFVFLSQAAKQLPIGTAYAIWTGIGAAGTALYGIFFFDESKEVIRIISILLIVCGVIGLKFFSSQS; encoded by the coding sequence ATGGCTTGGATTTACCTATTAATTGCTAGTGCTTTCGAAATTACATGGGCTGTAGGATTGAAATACACCAATGGATTAACGAAACCAGTTCCAACTGGAATTACTGTTGTTGCTATGCTGCTTAGTTTTGTATTTCTGTCGCAGGCAGCAAAACAATTACCCATTGGTACCGCGTACGCAATCTGGACAGGTATTGGAGCCGCAGGAACAGCGCTTTATGGAATATTTTTCTTTGATGAATCCAAAGAAGTTATCAGAATTATTTCCATATTACTTATAGTTTGCGGTGTAATTGGATTAAAATTCTTTTCTTCACAAAGTTAA
- the queG gene encoding tRNA epoxyqueuosine(34) reductase QueG: protein MILTNKIIADTAKKIGFNLVGFAKAEDLIKESTHLEQWLNRNYNAEMEYMQRNFEKRNEIRLILEDAKSVISLGVNYYCDEEYSNNSGSGKVSRYAWGKDYHLVIWEMLDKFVEKLQQMDLYFSAKTYIDTGPVMDKAWAVKAGLGWQGKHTNVINKDFGSWFFIATVITNYEFDYLIPVPDYCGTCKRCIDACPTNAIIDDYVLDSNKCISYLTIENKKEIPNEFAGKLDNWLFGCDICQDVCPWNNKFAQPTQEPVFYPKPGHKEIPVDEIILMEKEDFDERFFDSPIRRTKLKGLKRNALFLK from the coding sequence ATGATTTTAACTAACAAAATAATTGCGGATACTGCTAAGAAAATTGGTTTCAATTTGGTTGGATTTGCAAAAGCTGAGGACCTAATAAAAGAAAGCACTCATCTGGAACAATGGCTTAATCGGAATTATAATGCAGAAATGGAATACATGCAAAGAAATTTTGAAAAACGAAACGAGATAAGATTAATTTTAGAGGATGCAAAAAGTGTAATTTCTCTTGGTGTAAATTATTATTGTGATGAAGAATATTCTAATAATTCTGGCAGTGGAAAAGTCTCGCGTTATGCATGGGGAAAAGATTATCATCTGGTTATCTGGGAAATGCTTGATAAGTTTGTAGAAAAATTGCAGCAAATGGATTTATACTTTTCTGCTAAAACTTATATTGATACCGGTCCTGTTATGGATAAAGCTTGGGCAGTTAAAGCGGGATTAGGATGGCAGGGGAAACACACAAATGTAATTAACAAAGATTTCGGAAGCTGGTTCTTTATTGCAACAGTAATTACCAACTATGAATTTGATTACTTAATTCCAGTTCCTGATTATTGCGGCACTTGTAAACGATGCATAGATGCTTGTCCAACCAATGCGATAATTGATGATTATGTTCTGGATTCAAATAAATGTATTTCCTATCTAACCATTGAAAATAAAAAGGAAATTCCGAATGAGTTTGCAGGTAAATTAGATAATTGGCTTTTTGGTTGCGATATTTGTCAGGATGTTTGTCCATGGAATAATAAATTTGCACAACCGACTCAAGAACCAGTTTTTTATCCTAAACCCGGGCATAAAGAAATTCCTGTTGATGAAATTATTTTGATGGAAAAAGAAGATTTTGACGAAAGATTTTTTGACAGCCCGATTAGAAGAACAAAGTTGAAAGGATTGAAAAGGAATGCACTATTTTTAAAGTAG
- a CDS encoding LemA family protein, whose protein sequence is MKKGLLIGLSIVGVILIFLVIIVVWGVGVYNSLVTLNESVNQSWSQVENQYQRRADLIPNLVNTVKGYANFEKEVLISVTEARASVGQMKMTPELLNNPQAFQKFEAAQGTLSGALSRLLVTVEKYPDLKANENFLQLQAQLEGTENRISVERMKFNQVVQQYNTTIKRFPATFFAGIAGFREKPYFKAIQGAETPPKVEF, encoded by the coding sequence ATGAAAAAAGGGTTACTTATAGGGCTATCGATTGTTGGGGTAATTCTTATCTTCCTTGTTATTATAGTTGTGTGGGGAGTTGGAGTCTATAACAGTTTAGTAACTTTAAATGAATCAGTTAACCAAAGCTGGAGCCAGGTAGAGAATCAATACCAACGGAGGGCAGATTTAATTCCCAACCTTGTTAATACTGTTAAAGGATATGCAAATTTCGAAAAGGAAGTTTTAATCTCAGTAACTGAGGCAAGAGCAAGTGTTGGTCAAATGAAAATGACCCCTGAATTGTTAAATAATCCGCAGGCTTTTCAAAAATTTGAAGCGGCTCAGGGTACACTGAGTGGAGCTTTATCACGGTTATTAGTTACAGTGGAAAAATATCCGGATCTTAAGGCAAATGAAAATTTCTTGCAGCTTCAGGCACAATTAGAAGGAACAGAAAACAGGATCTCAGTAGAGAGAATGAAGTTTAACCAGGTAGTTCAGCAATACAATACAACAATTAAAAGATTTCCAGCAACATTTTTTGCTGGCATTGCTGGCTTTAGAGAAAAGCCATATTTCAAAGCTATCCAAGGTGCAGAAACACCTCCAAAAGTTGAATTTTAG
- a CDS encoding ATP-binding protein yields the protein MRRKELLKLIEDGENLHCEFKQRFSTHEKIAKEMIAFANTKGGYLIFGVEDDKKIVGVESEKGEAELVKEVISNYCEPPIICNIEFINIFDKELVVVEVPESNNKPHRLQDYLKDIDINKSEVYVRVNDKSMVASKEMVRILHAKSTSVELKKYIIGQNEKIVFDYLDKNETINVKQLSHIANLSERRASRTLVKMVRANLLLIHTKDNGEEYFTQAG from the coding sequence ATGAGACGGAAAGAACTTTTAAAATTGATTGAAGATGGGGAAAACCTTCACTGCGAATTTAAACAACGATTTTCTACTCACGAGAAAATTGCAAAAGAAATGATTGCATTTGCCAACACTAAAGGAGGGTATTTAATTTTTGGAGTTGAGGATGACAAAAAAATAGTTGGTGTTGAGAGTGAAAAAGGTGAAGCCGAACTTGTAAAAGAAGTTATTTCCAATTATTGTGAACCTCCAATTATTTGCAACATTGAGTTCATAAATATTTTTGATAAAGAACTTGTTGTTGTGGAAGTCCCGGAATCAAACAATAAACCGCACCGTTTGCAGGATTATCTGAAGGACATAGATATTAATAAATCAGAAGTCTATGTTCGTGTGAATGATAAAAGTATGGTAGCCAGTAAAGAGATGGTAAGAATTCTGCATGCAAAATCAACTTCAGTTGAATTAAAGAAATATATAATTGGTCAGAATGAAAAAATAGTTTTTGATTACCTTGATAAAAACGAAACAATAAACGTAAAGCAGTTAAGTCATATTGCCAATCTTTCAGAAAGAAGGGCTTCAAGAACATTGGTTAAAATGGTACGTGCAAACTTGCTTTTAATTCACACCAAGGATAATGGTGAAGAGTATTTTACTCAAGCTGGATAA
- a CDS encoding MBL fold metallo-hydrolase — translation MKIGKYKIQLIETGTFALDGGAMFGIIPKPLWEKNNPADNANRVSLTARCLLLSYEKKNILIDTGFGNKWDEKSNSIYNFNQQSANLNKSLKLAGVDREAITDVILTHLHFDHTGGSTTVENGKIVPSFPNATYFVQKQNFDWAMNPSEKDRGSYIKDNFLPLYEKGVLKFINGNEPFDDEIEFIQINGHTFGQQLVKISDSLQTLLYCGDLLPFSSHIHLPFIMGYDLQPLVTLNEKKKILNQAVDEEWKLIFEHDPFLPAVTIQKIGEKFLIKEKIKI, via the coding sequence ATGAAAATTGGCAAATATAAAATTCAATTAATTGAAACAGGTACATTTGCTTTAGATGGCGGTGCCATGTTTGGAATTATTCCCAAACCACTCTGGGAAAAAAATAATCCTGCCGATAATGCAAACAGAGTTTCACTTACTGCGCGTTGCCTGCTGCTATCTTATGAAAAGAAAAATATTTTAATAGATACCGGTTTTGGTAATAAGTGGGATGAAAAATCCAATTCGATTTATAACTTCAACCAGCAAAGCGCAAATTTAAATAAATCTCTTAAATTAGCTGGAGTTGATCGGGAAGCAATTACCGATGTCATTCTTACCCATTTACACTTCGATCATACAGGTGGTTCAACAACAGTGGAAAATGGAAAAATTGTTCCGAGTTTTCCCAATGCAACATATTTTGTTCAAAAGCAAAATTTTGATTGGGCAATGAATCCATCCGAAAAAGATCGTGGCAGTTACATTAAGGATAATTTTTTACCACTTTATGAAAAAGGTGTTTTAAAATTTATTAATGGGAATGAACCTTTTGATGATGAGATAGAATTTATTCAAATCAATGGTCATACTTTTGGACAGCAGCTTGTTAAAATCAGCGATTCCTTACAAACGCTACTTTATTGTGGCGATCTGCTTCCATTTTCTTCTCACATCCATTTGCCATTTATAATGGGCTACGATCTTCAGCCGTTAGTTACCCTGAATGAAAAAAAGAAAATTCTTAATCAGGCTGTTGATGAAGAATGGAAATTGATTTTTGAGCACGATCCATTCTTGCCTGCTGTAACAATTCAAAAAATCGGTGAAAAGTTTTTAATAAAAGAAAAAATTAAAATATGA
- the trxB gene encoding thioredoxin-disulfide reductase — protein MNDNHFKVLIIGSGPAGLTAAIYNGRANLNPVVFEGMQPGGQLTITTEVENYPGFEEGIMGPKLMDIMRKQAERFGAKCFFKEVTEVDFSARPFVIKSYDEVYTADAVIISTGASAMLLDIPSLNKYMGYGVSACATCDGFFFKNQKVLVIGGGDTAMEEADYLTKHAAEVTVIHRRDEFRASKIMVERVKRNPKIKFALNSVLKEVLGKEENGRKTVTGSVLENTKNGSLTEIPADGVFVAIGHKPNTDLFKGILDMDETGYLLVKPGTTRTNIEGVFAAGDVCDKHYRQAVTAAGMGCQAALDVERWLSMQEVELHV, from the coding sequence ATGAACGACAATCATTTCAAAGTTTTAATAATTGGTTCTGGTCCCGCTGGTTTAACAGCCGCAATTTATAATGGCAGAGCCAACTTAAATCCAGTTGTGTTTGAAGGAATGCAACCTGGCGGACAACTGACAATTACAACCGAAGTGGAAAATTATCCCGGTTTTGAAGAAGGAATAATGGGTCCAAAGTTGATGGATATTATGCGTAAGCAAGCTGAAAGATTTGGTGCAAAATGTTTTTTTAAGGAAGTTACTGAAGTTGATTTTTCTGCGAGACCATTTGTTATAAAATCTTATGACGAAGTTTATACTGCTGATGCCGTAATTATTTCTACAGGTGCTTCGGCAATGCTTCTGGATATTCCAAGTTTGAACAAATATATGGGTTACGGTGTTTCTGCCTGCGCAACCTGTGATGGATTCTTTTTTAAGAATCAAAAGGTGCTGGTTATTGGCGGAGGTGATACTGCAATGGAAGAAGCCGACTATTTAACAAAACACGCTGCAGAAGTTACGGTTATACATAGACGTGATGAATTTAGAGCTTCCAAAATTATGGTAGAGCGAGTGAAAAGAAATCCAAAAATTAAATTTGCATTAAACAGCGTACTAAAAGAAGTATTAGGTAAGGAAGAAAACGGTAGAAAAACAGTTACCGGTTCAGTATTAGAAAATACTAAAAATGGAAGCTTAACAGAGATTCCTGCTGACGGAGTTTTTGTGGCAATTGGGCATAAACCCAACACCGATCTATTTAAGGGAATTCTTGATATGGATGAAACCGGTTATTTGTTAGTGAAACCAGGAACAACAAGAACAAATATCGAAGGTGTATTTGCGGCAGGAGATGTTTGCGATAAGCATTACCGTCAGGCAGTAACCGCTGCGGGGATGGGCTGCCAGGCAGCACTTGATGTAGAAAGATGGCTGTCTATGCAGGAAGTTGAATTACACGTTTAA
- a CDS encoding Rieske (2Fe-2S) protein, whose translation MNPESDGFEKVCKVDQLIENTGKRFIVDDVEVALFKIGEKVYAVSNICPHQHTALIYDGFIEDGHVICPVHGWEFNLATGRMRTGGKGLDTYPVLIVGDEVLVKVFKKKILW comes from the coding sequence ATGAATCCTGAATCTGACGGTTTTGAAAAAGTATGTAAGGTTGACCAACTTATAGAAAATACTGGTAAGAGATTTATTGTTGATGATGTAGAAGTGGCTCTCTTTAAAATTGGAGAAAAAGTTTATGCAGTTAGTAACATTTGTCCTCACCAGCATACTGCACTAATTTATGATGGATTCATAGAAGATGGTCATGTAATTTGTCCTGTACACGGATGGGAATTTAATCTGGCAACCGGTAGAATGAGAACAGGAGGGAAAGGATTAGATACATACCCGGTCTTAATTGTTGGTGATGAAGTACTTGTGAAAGTTTTTAAGAAGAAAATTCTTTGGTAA
- a CDS encoding acyl-CoA dehydrogenase, giving the protein MNFNLTEDQLLIQQTVKEFSEAEIGPSSVSRDKNEEFSTEIINKLGELGFMGMMVSPDYGGAGLDTISYVLTISEISKIDASVGVILSVNNSLVCHGLEKFGSDFIKKKYLTQLASGKKLGAFALSEPEAGSDATKQKTMAEKDGDYYILNGIKNWITNGQSADYFLVMATTDKAKEHKGISTFVVEKGTPGFEHGKKEDKLGIKSSDTCSLTFTNCKVPKENLVWEEGKGFNFAMDTLNGGRIGIAAQALGIAEACLEASIKYSKQRKAFGSVISDLQAIQFKIADMAVKVESARLLTLQAAALKDAGKKYFKEAAMAKLYSSKVAVECALEAIQIHGGYGYVREYLVERYLRDAKITEIYEGTSEIQKMVISRALLNN; this is encoded by the coding sequence ATGAATTTCAATTTAACCGAAGATCAGCTTCTTATCCAACAAACAGTAAAAGAATTTTCTGAAGCAGAAATTGGTCCTTCATCTGTTTCCAGAGATAAGAATGAGGAATTTTCAACCGAAATAATTAATAAACTTGGTGAGCTTGGATTTATGGGAATGATGGTTTCCCCTGATTATGGTGGAGCAGGACTCGATACAATAAGTTATGTCCTTACTATTTCGGAAATATCTAAGATTGATGCCAGCGTTGGTGTAATATTATCAGTTAATAATTCTCTTGTTTGTCATGGATTGGAGAAATTTGGCTCAGACTTTATTAAGAAAAAATACTTAACTCAACTTGCATCCGGTAAAAAACTTGGAGCATTTGCATTATCGGAACCTGAAGCGGGTAGTGATGCAACCAAACAAAAAACTATGGCAGAGAAGGATGGCGATTATTATATTTTGAACGGTATTAAAAATTGGATTACTAATGGGCAAAGTGCCGATTATTTTTTAGTTATGGCAACTACAGATAAAGCAAAAGAGCATAAAGGTATTTCAACATTTGTAGTGGAAAAGGGAACACCTGGTTTTGAACACGGGAAAAAAGAAGACAAACTTGGTATAAAAAGTTCAGATACCTGTTCCTTGACTTTTACTAATTGCAAAGTACCAAAAGAAAATCTTGTTTGGGAGGAAGGAAAAGGATTTAATTTTGCAATGGATACATTGAATGGAGGAAGAATAGGAATTGCCGCCCAGGCTTTAGGAATAGCTGAAGCTTGCCTAGAAGCTTCTATAAAATATTCCAAGCAGAGAAAAGCGTTCGGATCTGTAATTTCTGATTTACAGGCAATCCAGTTTAAGATTGCGGATATGGCAGTTAAAGTAGAATCAGCCAGGTTACTTACATTGCAGGCAGCCGCACTTAAGGATGCTGGTAAAAAATATTTTAAGGAAGCTGCAATGGCAAAACTTTATTCATCAAAAGTTGCAGTTGAGTGTGCATTGGAAGCCATCCAAATCCATGGCGGTTATGGTTATGTTAGAGAATATCTTGTGGAAAGATATTTGCGCGATGCTAAGATAACAGAAATTTATGAAGGAACATCAGAAATTCAAAAAATGGTTATCTCGCGGGCGCTTTTAAATAATTAG
- a CDS encoding type II toxin-antitoxin system RelE/ParE family toxin, with protein MKVELRKSVIKDFKKIPSKEKQQILNALISLELYPRVSNIKKLVNFDYAFRMRTGNYRILFDLVNETIFVSRILKRKDAYR; from the coding sequence ATGAAAGTTGAATTAAGGAAATCCGTAATAAAAGATTTTAAAAAGATTCCTTCTAAGGAAAAACAGCAGATATTAAATGCACTTATTTCTTTAGAACTTTATCCCAGAGTTTCCAATATTAAAAAACTCGTCAATTTCGATTATGCCTTCCGAATGAGAACAGGGAATTACCGAATACTTTTTGATTTAGTAAATGAAACTATTTTTGTATCGAGAATTTTAAAACGTAAAGATGCTTATAGATAG
- the yidD gene encoding membrane protein insertion efficiency factor YidD — protein sequence MNYELRITEYKVKRKFIINIYLLEVKRTYLILLISVISILTPLNIHSQTDWQRWEPKEISYQLLVPEKADLLFDNTSISNFVLSGARNTYKLFISDLDGDNCPFNPTCSSFFIQAVKETNIFQGALMFGDRFTRDFNIFKRKGFYPLAKNNHFYDPVDNYTLHQEKIRIIPTSEVVNE from the coding sequence ATGAATTACGAATTACGGATTACAGAATACAAAGTAAAAAGAAAATTCATAATTAATATTTACTTATTGGAAGTTAAACGAACCTATTTAATTTTACTAATTTCAGTTATTTCTATTTTAACTCCGCTGAACATCCATTCGCAAACTGATTGGCAGCGATGGGAACCCAAAGAAATATCATATCAACTTCTTGTTCCAGAAAAAGCTGATTTACTTTTTGATAACACTTCAATCAGTAATTTTGTTCTTAGTGGAGCAAGAAACACTTATAAATTATTTATTAGTGATTTGGATGGTGATAATTGTCCATTCAATCCAACCTGCTCTTCTTTTTTTATTCAAGCTGTTAAGGAAACAAATATATTTCAGGGGGCGTTGATGTTTGGCGATAGATTCACGCGGGATTTCAATATATTTAAGCGGAAAGGTTTTTATCCTTTAGCAAAAAATAATCATTTTTATGATCCTGTGGATAATTACACTCTTCACCAGGAAAAAATTAGAATCATTCCTACTTCAGAAGTTGTAAATGAATAA
- a CDS encoding RNA methyltransferase — translation MKKLTHAEISVNRSTIDTLHQVKKLPVYVLLDNIRSNYNVGSIFRTSDGVMIEKLFLCGYTPHPPKKEILKTALGSTESVSWEYVKDPKEVILKLKDERIKICALELTSKSVPYFNIKASVFPICLLVGNEITGVSQNLLDLCDFSIEIPQYGIKQSLNVAVAYGVAIFELRKVFDCSD, via the coding sequence ATGAAAAAATTAACTCATGCTGAAATTTCTGTGAACAGAAGTACCATAGACACTCTCCATCAAGTGAAGAAATTGCCTGTTTATGTACTGCTTGATAATATAAGAAGTAATTACAATGTCGGATCAATATTTAGAACCTCGGACGGAGTAATGATTGAAAAATTATTTTTGTGCGGTTATACACCTCATCCACCTAAAAAAGAAATTTTAAAAACCGCACTTGGTTCTACCGAAAGTGTAAGCTGGGAATATGTTAAAGATCCCAAAGAAGTAATATTAAAATTGAAAGATGAAAGAATAAAAATCTGTGCGCTTGAATTAACCAGTAAAAGCGTTCCTTATTTTAATATTAAAGCTTCAGTTTTTCCAATTTGTTTGTTAGTTGGGAATGAAATTACCGGAGTATCACAAAACCTTTTGGACTTATGCGACTTCTCAATTGAAATTCCACAGTACGGAATTAAGCAATCTTTAAATGTAGCTGTAGCTTATGGCGTTGCTATTTTTGAACTAAGAAAAGTGTTTGATTGTAGTGATTGA
- a CDS encoding TPM domain-containing protein has translation MKKFSVFIWIFISVISFAQPQVPELKSWANDFSNTLSVEELNFLNRDLKEFTDSTSTQLILLVIPTLSDYPIEMLAYELATKNKIGTAKNSNGILFLIAKDDKKMRIEVGYGLEGALPDALCSSILRNEVKPYFKQGDYFEGIKAGLNAIKLATRGEYTAPKNRDKSKLKGFGSLALIIIFIIISFISRIGRRGGGGGGFIFFPGGGSFGGRGGGSWGGSSGGGFGGFSGGGGSFGGGGSSGSW, from the coding sequence ATGAAAAAATTCTCTGTTTTTATATGGATTTTTATTTCTGTAATTTCATTTGCCCAGCCACAGGTACCTGAACTTAAAAGCTGGGCAAATGATTTTTCCAATACGTTAAGTGTAGAAGAATTAAATTTTCTTAACAGAGATCTAAAAGAATTTACTGATTCAACTTCTACCCAGCTTATTTTACTGGTTATTCCAACCTTAAGCGATTACCCGATAGAAATGCTCGCCTACGAATTAGCTACCAAAAATAAAATTGGAACAGCAAAAAACAGTAATGGAATTCTGTTCCTGATAGCAAAAGACGATAAAAAAATGCGGATTGAAGTTGGTTATGGACTGGAAGGAGCATTGCCGGATGCCTTATGCAGTTCGATCCTAAGGAATGAAGTAAAGCCATATTTCAAACAAGGTGATTATTTTGAAGGAATAAAAGCTGGTTTAAATGCTATCAAATTAGCAACCCGGGGTGAATATACCGCCCCGAAAAATAGGGATAAAAGTAAGTTGAAAGGATTTGGATCTTTAGCTTTAATAATTATTTTCATTATTATAAGTTTTATAAGCAGAATTGGCAGAAGAGGTGGCGGAGGCGGAGGATTCATTTTCTTCCCTGGTGGTGGTTCTTTTGGAGGTAGAGGAGGAGGAAGCTGGGGCGGCAGCAGCGGTGGTGGCTTTGGTGGATTTAGTGGAGGTGGTGGTTCGTTTGGTGGTGGTGGTTCCAGCGGAAGTTGGTAA
- a CDS encoding transglycosylase domain-containing protein yields the protein MTQFSECELGVLYDKFAERFQQRKLLFLIIYLGFVFYLSIPSFLIPVLEYNKFRITGLMEQRAIENFMLFYPHQSWVNYADVNPNLFRCIIGLEDGKFFKHKGIDWYELEKSMRTNKRRKRIARGGSTITMQLAKNLFLSTDRNVFRKAKELLITCRMEKEISKEAILENYINAVEWGEGIFGAKESAKIYFGKKPGELNISECTRMAAVIPSPLLHEPSENSRYVSRRASRSWGLYNDVILPE from the coding sequence ATGACACAATTTTCTGAATGTGAACTTGGTGTGTTGTATGATAAATTTGCTGAAAGATTCCAGCAAAGAAAATTGTTGTTTTTAATAATATATCTTGGATTTGTATTTTACCTGAGCATCCCTTCCTTTTTAATTCCTGTTCTGGAGTATAATAAATTTCGCATAACCGGGTTGATGGAACAAAGAGCCATAGAAAATTTTATGCTGTTCTATCCACACCAGTCCTGGGTTAACTATGCTGATGTAAATCCAAATCTTTTCCGCTGTATTATTGGTTTAGAAGATGGTAAATTCTTTAAGCATAAGGGAATTGACTGGTATGAATTAGAAAAATCCATGCGGACAAATAAAAGAAGAAAACGGATTGCCCGCGGAGGTAGTACAATTACAATGCAGCTTGCAAAAAATCTTTTTCTTAGCACCGATAGAAATGTTTTTAGGAAAGCTAAAGAACTTTTAATAACCTGCAGGATGGAAAAAGAAATAAGCAAAGAAGCTATCTTAGAAAATTATATTAATGCAGTTGAATGGGGAGAAGGTATTTTTGGAGCAAAGGAATCTGCCAAAATATATTTCGGTAAAAAGCCGGGCGAATTGAATATAAGTGAATGCACAAGAATGGCGGCAGTAATCCCATCACCATTGCTGCATGAACCATCAGAAAATTCCAGGTATGTTTCCCGAAGAGCATCAAGAAGTTGGGGACTTTATAACGATGTAATACTCCCTGAATAA